From Spirochaetales bacterium, the proteins below share one genomic window:
- a CDS encoding aconitate hydratase, which produces MKGTMTGKIIGAHCVDGEMTAGREVGIGIDQTLTQDATGTLVYLQFETMNIKRVRTELSVSYVDHNTLQTDHRNMDDHIYLQTVAAKYGIYFSRPGNGICHQIHLERFGIPGKTLLGSDSHTPTAGGLGMLAIGAGGVDVAVAMAGAPFYVTMPEVVGVKLTGRLDPLCSAKDVILTILGRETVKGGVGKVYEYFGEGVATLSVTERATIANMGAELGATSSIFPSDKRTREFLALQKREKDFIEIGPDKDALYERLIEINLADIVPMVAQPHMPDKVVPVEQLKGLPVQQVMIGSCTNSSINDLGIAADILGGKVVPETISLGISPGSRQVFRAAIEAGIISRLVGSGARILELACGPCIGMGFAPGSGIVSVRTNNRNFKARCGSKEALVYLASPETAAATALTGYLTDPRTIEGVRRKDYSRHVVIDDSMITPPPEKGENVEVVKGPNIKPCPQGKALPEGFVAEVVIKTGDNITTDHIMPAGAAILPLRSNIPEIAKHVFEIVDPDFYRRAEKADIGIIVGGENYGQGSSREHAALAPMYLGVKAVVAKSFARIHKTNLVNFGILPFTFLDPADYDGLEAGDRIAFPKDLKEILRSGRPIEAEVANKGITIGLSYELSGRFIDIILAGGRLSYTVGR; this is translated from the coding sequence ATGAAAGGAACAATGACGGGCAAGATCATCGGCGCCCATTGTGTGGACGGGGAAATGACGGCCGGACGGGAAGTAGGTATCGGGATCGATCAGACACTCACGCAGGACGCCACCGGGACCCTGGTCTATCTTCAATTCGAAACGATGAATATCAAAAGAGTCAGGACGGAACTTTCCGTCTCTTATGTCGATCACAATACACTGCAGACCGATCACAGGAATATGGACGATCATATTTATTTGCAGACGGTCGCGGCAAAATACGGGATATATTTTTCCCGGCCGGGAAACGGCATCTGTCATCAAATTCACCTGGAACGGTTCGGAATTCCGGGAAAGACGCTTTTGGGTTCGGATTCGCATACACCGACAGCGGGAGGGCTGGGAATGCTCGCGATTGGTGCTGGGGGGGTGGATGTCGCCGTGGCCATGGCAGGGGCGCCTTTTTATGTGACAATGCCCGAAGTCGTGGGTGTGAAACTGACGGGCAGGCTCGATCCGCTTTGTTCGGCAAAGGACGTCATTCTTACCATCCTGGGCCGTGAAACGGTGAAAGGCGGCGTCGGAAAGGTCTACGAATATTTCGGTGAAGGAGTTGCCACCCTTTCTGTGACCGAACGGGCGACTATTGCCAATATGGGAGCGGAACTCGGGGCGACGAGCTCGATCTTTCCATCGGATAAAAGAACACGCGAGTTTCTCGCGTTACAGAAGCGTGAAAAGGATTTTATCGAAATCGGGCCGGATAAAGACGCGTTATACGAACGCCTCATCGAAATCAATCTCGCAGATATTGTGCCGATGGTCGCGCAGCCCCATATGCCGGACAAGGTCGTGCCGGTGGAACAGTTAAAGGGCCTTCCGGTTCAGCAGGTGATGATCGGGAGTTGCACCAATTCGAGCATCAACGATCTGGGGATCGCCGCCGATATCCTGGGCGGCAAGGTTGTTCCGGAGACGATATCTCTCGGTATTTCACCGGGATCGCGGCAGGTATTCCGCGCTGCGATCGAGGCGGGGATCATCTCACGGCTCGTCGGAAGCGGCGCGAGGATACTGGAGCTGGCCTGCGGCCCGTGTATCGGGATGGGGTTCGCCCCCGGTTCGGGCATCGTCTCCGTCCGCACGAACAACAGGAATTTCAAGGCGCGCTGCGGATCGAAGGAGGCGCTCGTTTACCTCGCATCACCCGAAACCGCGGCGGCCACCGCGCTTACCGGTTACCTTACCGATCCGAGGACGATCGAAGGCGTCCGCAGGAAGGACTATTCACGGCATGTGGTGATCGACGATTCGATGATCACCCCTCCGCCGGAAAAGGGAGAGAACGTCGAGGTGGTCAAAGGTCCGAATATAAAGCCGTGTCCGCAGGGGAAGGCGCTGCCTGAAGGATTCGTGGCCGAGGTCGTCATCAAAACGGGCGACAATATAACGACGGACCACATCATGCCCGCGGGAGCCGCGATCCTCCCCCTCCGTTCGAATATTCCCGAGATCGCGAAGCACGTCTTCGAAATCGTCGACCCCGATTTTTACCGGCGCGCCGAAAAAGCGGATATCGGTATTATCGTGGGCGGAGAAAATTACGGACAGGGTTCTTCACGCGAACACGCGGCACTCGCGCCGATGTATCTGGGCGTCAAGGCCGTCGTCGCAAAGAGTTTCGCCAGGATTCACAAGACAAACCTCGTCAATTTCGGAATTCTGCCGTTTACCTTTCTGGATCCTGCCGATTATGACGGACTCGAAGCGGGTGACCGCATCGCTTTTCCAAAAGATCTCAAGGAGATATTGAGGTCGGGACGGCCGATAGAGGCGGAAGTCGCGAACAAGGGGATAACCATCGGTCTCTCTTATGAGTTGTCCGGGCGGTTTATCGATATCATATTAGCCGGCGGACGCCTATCCTACACGGTCGGGCGGTAG
- a CDS encoding YebC/PmpR family DNA-binding transcriptional regulator: MSGHSKWHSIKHKKGATDAKRGKLFTKIIKEIIIAARLGGGDADANARLRTAVLKAKSANMPKDNIERAIKKGTGDLDGVDYQEMTYEAYGPGGAALLINCLTDNRNRTAAEVRHLLSKGGGSLGETGCVSYMFHRKGIITYDPAAYSEDEILSAAIEAGAEDVTNDGEIIEVVTNPDDFENVLKALEDASFKHDSAEIMMIAENEVSLDDEKTGKVIKLVEALEDNDDVQSVSTNLNIPDGFTLAE, from the coding sequence ATGTCAGGACACAGCAAATGGCATTCAATAAAGCATAAGAAAGGGGCGACGGACGCTAAACGGGGAAAACTCTTTACAAAGATTATCAAGGAAATAATCATCGCGGCGCGGCTCGGGGGAGGAGACGCGGACGCGAACGCCCGCCTCAGAACGGCGGTCCTCAAGGCAAAAAGCGCCAATATGCCCAAGGACAATATCGAACGGGCGATAAAAAAGGGAACGGGGGATCTCGACGGCGTCGACTATCAGGAAATGACATACGAGGCGTACGGACCGGGGGGCGCGGCGCTTCTCATCAACTGCCTCACCGACAACAGAAACAGGACCGCCGCCGAAGTCCGGCATCTGCTTTCGAAAGGGGGAGGCAGTCTCGGGGAGACCGGTTGCGTTTCGTACATGTTCCACAGAAAGGGAATTATCACCTACGATCCCGCCGCATATTCGGAAGACGAAATCCTTTCGGCGGCGATCGAGGCGGGTGCAGAGGACGTGACAAACGACGGTGAAATCATCGAAGTCGTCACCAATCCCGATGATTTCGAAAATGTACTCAAAGCGCTCGAGGATGCCTCCTTCAAGCACGATTCGGCGGAGATTATGATGATCGCGGAAAACGAGGTGTCGCTGGACGACGAGAAAACGGGAAAGGTGATAAAACTCGTCGAGGCGCTCGAAGACAATGACGACGTGCAGTCCGTTTCGACGAATCTCAATATCCCCGACGGATTTACCCTGGCTGAATGA
- the ruvC gene encoding crossover junction endodeoxyribonuclease RuvC, whose protein sequence is MSIIIGIDPGLKATGYGVLDVSGGIVTYHTHGVITTKPNEAIGERLVRIFNRLTEVIREAAPDEAGVESLFMARNQKSAIPVAQARGVILLALASQRIPVSEYTPLEVKLSVVGKGRAEKGQVQHMVRLILGMQKIPEPCHAADALAVALCHSSRRAVLKRFEAGF, encoded by the coding sequence ATGAGTATCATCATCGGCATCGATCCCGGCCTGAAGGCCACCGGATACGGCGTTCTCGACGTTTCAGGCGGTATCGTCACTTACCATACACATGGTGTGATTACGACAAAGCCGAACGAGGCGATCGGTGAGCGGCTCGTCAGGATTTTTAACCGGTTGACCGAGGTGATCAGGGAGGCGGCGCCGGATGAAGCCGGTGTGGAATCGCTTTTTATGGCGAGAAACCAGAAATCGGCGATCCCCGTCGCACAGGCGCGCGGGGTGATTCTTTTAGCCCTCGCATCGCAACGCATTCCGGTCTCCGAATACACACCGCTCGAAGTAAAACTTTCTGTTGTGGGGAAGGGGAGGGCGGAAAAAGGGCAGGTACAGCACATGGTCCGCCTGATACTGGGCATGCAGAAAATTCCCGAGCCGTGCCACGCCGCCGACGCGCTCGCCGTCGCCTTGTGCCACAGCAGCCGCCGGGCGGTGCTGAAGCGGTTCGAAGCGGGTTTCTGA
- the ruvA gene encoding Holliday junction branch migration protein RuvA, protein MFNSLYGKLTGKDPDRVYLLSGGIEWDISVSNRTSGALPEEGAECRVFCFLYHREDSLRLFGFGSLDERDLFLDLIKVEGIGPSLALKILSGIAAEEFVRAVGDSDCERLSMVPGLGKKTAQKIVLKLAGKLSPRSQKESGHEDIVKALNGMGFDMAHAREAVARAADSLGKTDDSLRGEQKEKALLKAALVYLSGGRKES, encoded by the coding sequence ATGTTTAACAGTCTATATGGAAAATTGACAGGAAAAGATCCGGACCGGGTGTATCTTTTATCCGGTGGTATCGAATGGGATATCTCGGTTTCGAATCGCACATCGGGCGCCCTTCCGGAAGAAGGCGCCGAATGCAGGGTGTTTTGTTTTCTCTATCACCGGGAGGACTCACTCAGGCTGTTCGGATTCGGTTCCCTCGACGAGCGTGATCTGTTTCTCGACCTCATCAAGGTCGAAGGAATCGGGCCGTCACTCGCGCTCAAAATCCTTTCCGGCATCGCGGCGGAAGAGTTTGTCCGCGCGGTCGGGGACTCCGACTGCGAACGGTTGTCGATGGTTCCCGGCCTCGGGAAAAAGACCGCACAGAAGATCGTGCTCAAACTCGCGGGAAAACTCTCACCGCGTTCGCAAAAAGAATCCGGCCATGAGGATATCGTGAAGGCCTTGAACGGAATGGGATTCGATATGGCGCACGCCCGCGAAGCGGTGGCAAGGGCGGCCGATTCGCTCGGAAAAACGGATGACAGCCTCCGGGGGGAACAAAAGGAAAAGGCGCTTTTAAAGGCGGCGCTCGTGTATCTGAGCGGGGGGCGGAAAGAGTCATGA
- the ruvB gene encoding Holliday junction branch migration DNA helicase RuvB, whose amino-acid sequence MKEDRITSGSYMKDADRDELTLRPKLLGQFIGQEQLKTNLSVFIEASKKRGDALDHVFFSGPPGLGKTTLSGIIACELGVQLRSTSAPALEKQSDLAAILSTIGERNVFFIDEIHRLKPNVEEILYSAMEDFEIDVIIGQGPGARSIKVPIPPFTLVGATTKAGLVSGPLYSRFGISARLDFYEKESIIKIIRRSAAILDVDIEENACERLSRCSRGTPRVANRLLRRMRDFAQVVGDGIISAGIVEEGLSALDIDEAGLDRVDRMILDVIIKRYKGGPVGSETLAISISESVDTLEDIYEPYLIQEGFLKRTPRGRMVTERAYRHLGLGQNGNEDERLLF is encoded by the coding sequence ATGAAAGAAGACCGCATCACATCCGGCTCATACATGAAAGACGCTGACCGGGACGAATTGACGCTCCGGCCGAAGCTGCTCGGTCAGTTTATCGGGCAGGAACAATTAAAGACGAATCTTTCCGTTTTTATCGAGGCCTCGAAAAAACGCGGGGACGCACTCGACCATGTTTTTTTCTCAGGTCCCCCCGGACTCGGGAAAACGACCCTTTCCGGGATTATCGCGTGCGAACTCGGCGTGCAGCTGCGTTCGACATCCGCACCCGCGCTCGAAAAACAGTCGGATCTCGCCGCGATCCTTTCCACCATCGGGGAGCGGAACGTTTTTTTCATCGATGAAATACACCGCCTCAAACCGAACGTCGAAGAGATACTTTATTCGGCAATGGAAGACTTCGAAATCGACGTGATCATCGGTCAGGGACCGGGGGCGCGTTCGATCAAGGTGCCGATACCGCCCTTCACCCTCGTGGGCGCGACCACGAAGGCGGGGCTCGTTTCCGGTCCCCTTTACTCCAGGTTCGGCATTTCGGCGCGGCTGGATTTCTACGAAAAAGAGAGCATTATAAAAATCATCCGCCGTTCGGCGGCCATTCTGGACGTCGATATCGAGGAAAACGCCTGCGAACGGCTGTCACGGTGTTCCCGCGGAACACCCCGTGTGGCGAACAGGCTGCTCAGGCGCATGAGGGATTTCGCGCAGGTGGTCGGCGACGGGATCATTTCCGCCGGCATCGTCGAGGAGGGGCTTTCGGCGCTCGACATCGACGAGGCGGGACTCGACAGGGTCGACAGGATGATCCTGGATGTGATCATCAAACGGTACAAAGGCGGCCCCGTCGGATCGGAGACCCTGGCGATATCGATCAGCGAGTCCGTCGATACCCTCGAGGATATCTATGAACCCTACCTGATCCAGGAAGGGTTTCTCAAACGGACGCCCCGCGGCAGAATGGTGACCGAACGCGCCTACCGGCACCTCGGACTCGGGCAAAACGGGAATGAAGACGAGCGACTTCTTTTTTGA
- the queA gene encoding tRNA preQ1(34) S-adenosylmethionine ribosyltransferase-isomerase QueA: MKTSDFFFDIDPERIAQYPKTIRGTSRLLLLDREKGTLKDDEFSRIGDIIRPGSLIVINDSRVRKARVFGSREETDNRCPEGPSKPVEFLFLEEIKPRFWKVLTQKTKKRKPGDTYRFSEEVTGTIRKHENGYCILELSTRVGEGFFERHGHVPLPPYIRRSDAASDSDRYQTVYSRTTGSAAAPTAGLHFTGAIMRRLEENGCLIRRITLHVGIGTFIPIRTETVEEHRMHEEVFDIPEETAQTIEAYMNGGKQIIAVGTTVVRALESACDNGRIRTGRQKTSLFIYPGYTFKAVNGLITNFHTPGSTLLVMVSAFAGKANIDRAYRHAIEAGYRFFSYGDAMMIV; encoded by the coding sequence ATGAAGACGAGCGACTTCTTTTTTGACATCGATCCGGAACGGATCGCCCAATACCCCAAAACAATACGCGGCACCTCGCGGCTGTTGCTTCTCGACCGGGAAAAAGGGACGTTGAAGGATGATGAGTTTTCCCGGATCGGCGACATCATCCGGCCGGGAAGCCTCATCGTCATCAATGATTCACGGGTAAGAAAGGCGCGGGTCTTCGGCAGCCGCGAAGAGACGGATAATCGATGTCCCGAAGGACCGTCAAAACCGGTCGAGTTTCTTTTTCTGGAAGAAATAAAACCGCGGTTCTGGAAGGTGCTCACGCAGAAGACGAAAAAAAGAAAACCGGGCGACACGTACCGTTTTTCCGAAGAGGTCACCGGGACCATACGGAAACATGAAAACGGGTACTGCATTCTCGAACTCTCAACCCGGGTGGGAGAAGGTTTTTTCGAGCGGCACGGACACGTGCCCCTTCCCCCGTACATACGGCGGAGCGATGCCGCCTCCGATTCGGACAGGTACCAGACCGTGTATTCACGCACGACCGGCTCCGCCGCAGCGCCGACGGCGGGGCTCCACTTTACCGGCGCGATCATGCGGCGGCTCGAAGAAAACGGCTGCCTGATACGCCGCATCACCCTCCACGTGGGAATCGGAACCTTCATCCCGATACGGACGGAAACGGTGGAGGAACACCGGATGCACGAAGAGGTCTTCGATATTCCCGAAGAAACGGCTCAGACGATCGAAGCGTACATGAACGGGGGGAAACAAATAATCGCGGTCGGGACCACTGTCGTCCGCGCCCTCGAATCGGCCTGCGACAATGGCCGCATACGGACCGGCAGACAAAAAACATCCCTCTTTATTTATCCGGGCTACACGTTCAAGGCGGTCAACGGACTCATCACCAACTTCCATACCCCGGGTTCGACCCTGCTCGTCATGGTTTCCGCGTTCGCCGGGAAAGCGAACATCGACCGGGCGTACCGCCACGCGATCGAAGCGGGCTACCGCTTTTTTTCCTACGGCGACGCGATGATGATCGTTTGA